One Streptomyces sp. CG4 genomic window, GTGGCTGGCGGCCCAGATCGCCGGCGTCATGGGCCCCAACCTCGGGGTCCCGGTGCTGCTGATGGTGTGCGGGATCATCGGCGGACCGCTGGTGGAGTGGGGCTGCCGGATGGCGGCCAGAGGCCCGGCCAGACGCTACGGCCAGGAGGCGGAACGGCGCCTACGGGAGGCGGCCGCCGGCTGCGGCCGGGCCCGCGTGCTCGACCCGGTGGCGGCGGAACTGCTGCGCTACCGGGAGGTGCGCGAACAGTACGGGAGGGTCGCGCGGACGGGCTCGGGGGCGACCGTGGGCTGAGGGCTGAGGGCTGAGGGCTCGGCCCTCAGGTTGGGGGTTGGGAGCGGCCGCCGGGGGTGTGTGGGCTGTGCGGGCTGGGGCGGCCACGCGGGGGTGTGTGAGCTGGGGGGCGGCGGCCCAGGATGCGCGAGTCGGTGGCTGGCCGGGGCCATCTGGGTTGTCCGGGCTGGCGACTGGGGACTGCTGCCCGGGGGTGTGAGTCGGAGGTCGGCTGTGGACATCTCGAGTGTGTGGGCTGACGACCGGAGGTGGCCGCCCGGGGGTGCCTGAGCCGGCGGCAGGCCGCGGCCACCTGGGGAGATGCGAGCCGGTGGCCAGGGGCGGCCGGCGGGGGTGAGGACAGCGGCGGGGGACGGGGATCACTCGTGCGGGTGACCGCGATTTCCACAGGTGAGGCGGTCGTCCACAGCGCTCGGCGGGCTCGGCCCGGCGGAGGCAGTCTGGGGTCGCGGCGATCGCACGGCGGGTCCGGCCGGAGGGACGGCGGACGGCGCGCGCGATCGGCGGGATGTGCCGGTGCGTACGACGGTCGTACGCGCCGGCACGCCAGACGCAGCCGTACGGGACGGGCCCGTACGTGTGTCCGTCCGGCCGTCGCGGGCCGGGCGGGGGAGGGGAGCGAGGACATGAACGAGACGATCGTGTGCGTGGTGGGCAACGTGGCGACCCGGCCGGTGTACCGGGAGTCGGCGGCGGGGTCGTCGGCCCGGTTCCGGCTGGCGGTGACCACGCGTTACTGGGACCGGGAGAAGAGCGCCTGGACCGACGGACACACCAACTTCTTCACGGTGTGGGCCAACCGCCAGCTCGCGGTGAACGTGGCGGCGTGCGTGGAGATCGGCCAGCCACTCGTCGTCCAGGGCCGGCTGAAGGTGCGCACGGAAGGACGCGAGGGGCAGCAGCAGTGGGCCTCCGCCGACATCGACGCCGTGGCGATCGGCCACGACCTCGCACGCGGTACGGCCGCCTTCCAGCGCGCGGCCAAACCGGAGCAGGCCCTCACGGCGGCCCGGCCGGAGCCGAACTGGGAGACACCGCAACCCGTCGGCGCCGCGAGCGACGAAGCGGCCCAACATGCCCCGGAGCCAGCGGCAGTGACATGACGTCAGCAGGCGGGGGATGCGCCGGGACCGTTCGGTCCCGGGGCGGGACGCGATGGCCGAACACCCCGCACGAACCGGTGGATTTGTCGATATGCCCAGCTCATGGACGGTCCCGGGGATAACGATTACGGATCGGATCGCCCATCGGATCATCCGACCGGCAGGAGAGGCTCCGAGTGATCCATAGGATGCCGGGCGTGCCCCTAGGGGCTGCCGATTCTGCTGGTGGGACCGTCCCCCACGTCCAACGGGTCCTGCTCGAAGGGGAATTCTGTGCTTGCTGCGTTCTCTGAGTTCCGCCGTTCCGCCGGAGCGGCCCGCCTGGCCGCCGCCTCGGCGGCATCCGGCCTCGTGGCAGCCGGTGTGCTGTCCGGCGCCGGTACGGCAGCGGCCGAGGAGACACCGCAGACCGAGGGCGGGGCGACGGCCACGATCAACGGCCTGAAGACCTACGGCGAGGCCGTGATCCACGAGGGCGGCGGCGACCAGCGGGTGCAGGCGGGCCTGTTCGAGATGTCCGTGGACGGCGGCGGCGCCCTGCAGACGTACAGCGTCGACCTCCGCAACCCCACCCAGCGCGACGCCCCCTACGAGGAGACCTCCTGGAGCGGCACCTCGCTGGGTGTCAACAAGGACGCCGGCAAGATCCACTGGATCCTGCAGAACTCCTACCCCCAGGTCAACGACTTGGCCGCGCTCGCCCGCCGGGCCGGCGTCGGCACGCTCACCGAGCAGGACGCGGCGGCCGGCACCCAAGTGGCCATCTGGCGCTATTCCGACCACGTGAAGGTCGACGCCGTCGACCCGCAGGCCGAGAAGCTCGCCGACTATCTGCAGAAGAGCGCCCTCGGCCTCGGTGAGCCGCAAGCCTCGCTCACCCTGGACCCGCCTGCGGTCTCCGGCCGGCCGGGCGGGCTGCTGGGACCGGTGACCGTGCACACCAACGCGACCGGTGTCGCCGTAAGCCCGCCGGCCGACGCGGCCACCAGCGGGGTGCGGATCACCGACAAGACCGGCAAAGCCATCACCTCCGTGAACGACGGCAGCCGCTTGTACTTCCACATCCCCGAGGCCGCGTCGAACGGCACGACGCAGCTGACGGTGCAAGCCTCGACCACGGTGCCCGTCGGCCGGGCCTTCGCCTCCGACAGCCGCAGCCAGACGCAGATCCTGGCCGGTTCCAGCGAGTCCACGGTCTCCGCGACCGCGACCGCCGCCTGGGCGTCCCGTGGCGCCATACCGGCGGTCTCGGCCCGGAAGAACTGCGCCAAGAGCGGCGTGGACATCATCGCGGCCAACAAGGGCAACGAGCCCTTCACTTTCGAGCTGATGGGCGCCGAGCACACCATCCCCGCGGGCACCACCCGCACGGTGACCATCCCGCTCCAGGAGGACCAGGCCTACGACTTCACGATCACCGGGCCGCACGGCTTCCGTCACCGCTTCACCGGCGTCCTCGACTGCAAGACGCAGGGCATGCTCACGACCCAGACGACCCGGGCCCACAACGAGCCCAGCCCCGCCACGGTCGGCGGCACCACGGCCCCCGGCACCGACCTCGCCGCGACGGGCGGCGCGGCGATCACCCCGCTGATCGCCGGCGTGGCCATCGGCTTCGTGGTGATCGGCGGCGCGGTCCTGGTGGTCCTCCGCAAGCGCGAGCAGCCGGACAGCTGACCGCGCCCGGCCTCACGCCTCTTCCTCCCGGGTACCCGACCCGTCCTGGGAGGTCTCGGAAAAGATGAGCCGCGCCGAACCGCTGACCATCCCCACACACCCCAGCCCTAGCGCCCAACGCCCAAGGGCCATGGTGCCGTGCCAGTCGTGCGGGGCGCCGAAGACCGCATAGGCACCCAATGCGATGCCCGCGGCCATGACCGCCAGTCCACCGATACGACGTAAGCCGTGACTCATGGCCCCATCGTTGCCCACCGCAGACCACCACTCAACTGAAAAACCACCCACCCAGCCCCCCTCGACAACAGAAAACCCCCAGGTCACAGCCCCCGCACCAAACGGGTTAACACCCAAGCCTGGCGTTCAGGCAAGATGGGGTGTTACTTGCCAGGGGAGGGCACGAAAGGGCCCCTCACCAGCGGTTTCCTTGCCGATGAGGGGCCATGTTGGGCAGCCTGGGCCGTCTGTGGGCCGTCGGCGGGGGAGCGGCGCTTCAGGGGCCGATTGCGGGTGGCTCGCCAGCCACGCTTCCGAGGCCGAGGTCGGCGCGCATCACGGCGCGCATGCCTTCCCAACGCTCCCAAAGCCGAACGAAGTCTGTCCGTATTTCGGTGAATGATCCATCCGGATCCGGATTCCCTTCCTCCAGGAACATGATCCGCCGGTAGACCCTGGACAGCGCGGTCGTCATCCCGTCCAGCTCGACCAAAACCGCTGCGGACGCGACCATCTGAGCCTCAGCGAGGACGGAGTGATGGTCGCGTCGGGCCTCCTCAACCAGCTCGCGTTCGTCCGGTGTGACAGCTCCCTTGTGCACAGTCCACAGGAAGTTGATCAGCTGGGTTCGGTAGCGCCGGAAGGACGCGTTGACTTGCATGTAGCCTTCGCGTCGGCGGTTCAGCTCAGCTACTTGCTGCTCACGGTGCCACTGAGCTTCAACCGCCTGTTGCTGACGCTGAAACTGTTCCGATTGATCGCGAGCCAGGAGACGCTGCGACAAGACAGAGGCAACAAGCGTGCCTGTGACGCCAACCACCGCAGCGGCTAAGCCGATGAGCGCGCTTCCCATGTGACCACCTGACTTGGAGAGAATACGTCAGCGGCATCCTGCCCGCAGTGCGGCGGTTGTGGACGACGTTTTGCGGCTTGACGTCATTGCCTCCCGGTACTTACAGGTCCGCCGCGTGAGGGCAGAAAACAGCCCCTCACCAGCAGGTTTCCCGCCGATGAGGGGCTGTCTCAGGCTGCCTGGGCAGTCTCCGGGCCGTCATGGGCGTGACCGGCGGCCTGGTACATCGCGGAGATGGCCTTCCGGGTCCGGGTCTCGCTGGACGGCATGAGGTGTGTGTAGACGCGGAGGGTGAACCCCGGGTCGCTGTGACCGAGGTAGAGGCTCAGGGCCTTGATGTTCTCCCCGGCGTCCAGGAGGACCGAGGCGTAGAAGTGGCGGAGGGCGTGCATGCCGTGCTCGCGGGCCGCTGCGTAGCGCTGGCCCTTCTCCGGAGTCGGGATGATGCCGGCCGAGGCCAAAGCAGGCTTCCATGACTGGTCGTTGAACCCCTGGCTCCAGATGGCTGCGCCGATGCCGCTCGTGAAGACGAGGCGGTGTTTGACCTTGGGACCAGTCGGGGTCAGCCAGGGCAAGGTCACCTCGACGGGCGGGAAGCGCTCCATGTGCTCGCGGAGGGCCGCCGATACCTCGGGGTCGAGGGGGACGTCACGGAGCTTGCCGCGCTTGGGCGGTGCGAAGACGAGCGTGCCGCGAACCTTCTTCACTTGCTGGCGGACGTACAGCCAGCCGAGGTCCCCGATGTCGTCGACGGCCAGGCCGAAGATCTCGCCCTGTCGAAGACCGCATCCGGCGCCGAGGTCGACCATGGCCATGTATCGCTCGGGGAGGCCAGCCCGTACGCCGAAGACCTGTTCAGCAGACCACGGGTGCACGCGTGTCGGCGTCGGACGGGGCGCCTTGACTGATCGGGCCCGGCAGGGGTTCGAGGCCAGCAGGCGGTCATCCACGGCCGCGTTCAGGACGGAGGAGACGGCGTCGAAGATGAGGCGCCGGTACTGGGCTGACGCCACGGCGTCTTCGAGCTGGCGGTTCCAGTCGCGGATGTGCTCGGGTTGGAACGAGCCGATGGGGCGGGTGCCGAGGTAGGGCAGAGCGTGCAAGCGTAGTCGGCCCTCGACGGCAGCCCGGCTCGTCAGATCGGTCGTGAGCGACCCGAGCCAGCGATCCGTGTACTCCCGGAACGTTGTCCGAGCCGCTTGCGGGTCGATGTACTGCCCGCGCGCCATGTCGGCTTCGATGTTGGTCAGCCACTTCTCTGCCAGCCTCTTCTGCTTGTCAGGGAAGCTCTTGGACTTCTCCGTGCCGTCCGGGCCGATGTAGCGGGCTCGGTAGCGCATGCCGGAGCCGTAGCGCTCGGTCTTGGCCCTGCGAGGCTTGCCGTTCGCGCCGACTTCGCTCCTGTACCAACGGTCCTGAACGTGGCCGGCCATCAGGCGGCCTCCCCCAGCTGGGTGTCGACCCAGGCCCGCACGTCGGTCGGGTCGAAGCGGAGGTGCCGACCGACACGGAAGCCGCGCGGGCCGGTGTGCTTGCGGCGCCACTGGTAGACCGTCTCGACGCTGGGTAGCTCGAACATCTCGACCAGGTCATCGGGGGTCAGGAACCGGTTCGGAAGCTCTGCGGCCATGGTCAGCACTCCCTTTCGGCGTTCAGCTGGTCGGCAAAGGCGTCGCGGGCGGTCTCGCGGTTGGTCTGGAGGTCGCGGGCGATGGTCGTGGCGAGGGCGGCTTCGCCCGGGGTGTGGCCGTGGCCGGCGTACTGCCAGTCGGCCAGGACGAGGACGGTGTCTGGCTCGCGGTCGTCGAGGCCGAGGGCGGAGGCTTCCTGGGCGGCGCGGTAGTCGGCGCGTTCCTGGCGGAGGGCGCCGAGGGTGATGGAGTAGGTGCGGGACTTGGAGGAGAAGTGCCCGCGGAAGCCGAGCATGTGGGCCCAGGCCCAGAGGCGGCGGTCCGGGTAGAGGCTGTCCAGGTCGCGGCACGCGGTGATGAGTCGTCGGGTGTGGTCGGGGACCTGGTGGCGGTCGAGTTCGGCGAGTTCGCCGATGCGGCGGTCGAGGGTGCCGGTGTTCTCGGCGGCCTTGGTGGCGTACTTGGCCACGTATGAGGCGACGGCCTGTTCGGTGATGTCGGAGCCGTCGCCGAAGGCCTTGACCGGGCGGACGTCGAGTTGTCGGCCCCAGCGGAAGGTACGGGCGGGCTCGTCACCGGCAGCCGGGACTGAGACCGATGTGTACGAGTGCGCTGCGGCGGCACGTACGGCGTCGGTGAGGAGGTCGATCGTGGCCCAGGCGGGCGGTGGTGTTCCGGGTCCCTCCGGGCCGTCGAGGCGTACGACGGCGTGGAAGTGCAGGGCGCCGCGCTTCTGGAACTCGGCGACCTTGCCGTATGAGACGCGAAGGTGTTCGGCGAGTTCCCGGCGGGGCAGGCCGGCGCGGGCGGCGAGTTCGCGGCGGAGTCGGGTGGTGAAGCGCTGCCAGAGCTGTCCGGCGTGGTTGTTGAACAGCACGGCGCCTGAGTAGTCGTAGGTGTCCGGGTCGAGGGCGGTGCCCAGTTCCGGGGCGTCGGGGGCGTGCGGGGTGCCGCAGCGGCAGGAGCCGTGGTCGGGGCGGTTGTGGACCGGGCCGAACGAGGGGGCCGTGAGGGTGGCGAAGACGCGGGGGTGATCGCGGACGGTGGTGGGGACGTCGCGGCGGTCGTCTCCGGCCAGGCCGGCGCGGATCAGGTGGTAGGTGTCGCCCGCGTAGGTCCAGGCGCAGGACGGGCAGCGGGAGGCCCGGCGGTTTCCGCAGGCGATGCGGAGGCGTCCTCCCGGCTCGTTCTCGGTGGAGTATTGGTGCAGGGTCTCGCCGGTGGTCTTGTCTTTGTGGAGGATCCAGCCGGTGAGGTGGATGGGGTCGGAGCAGCCGCCGGTGCGGCGGATCTGGTCTTCCCAGCGGGCGTAGTCGGAGGCCGAGGCCACCCGGAGCACGTCCCCGAGGGTGATCGGGTCAAGCAAGGCGTCGGGCATGGGCGCACTCGGTGTCGCGGGTGAGGCGCGGTGGGCCATGCTTGGGGTTCCTTCCGGTTGTGAGATCGGACAGGGACGGCGCCCGGGCGGCGGATGCTTGGCGGTATCGAGGCCGCCCGGGTGCCGGTCAGCGACGCTTGGCGTCGGAGGCGAGCAGGGAGCGCAGGACGACGGCGCAGACGGCGACCGAGGCGCCGGTGATGGCGACCGCCAGGAGTAGCGAGACCAGGACGGCGCCGAGGACCAGGACGACGGCCGTGCCGCCGCCGACGAGGGCGAGGGCGGTGCCGGGGGTGAGCTGGACCGTGGGCCGGGACGGCGCCGGAGTAGGCGTGGCGGCCGGCGGAGTCTCTGTGTGCCGGGTGACGGCGGTCGGCTCGATGACGGCGGGAGGGGTGGTGAGGCCCGTCGGCATGGGCATGGTGGGGATCTTCGGGCGGAACATGGGTGGTCTCCTCTCGCGGGCGGGCTACTTGACGAGGGCGTTGATGGCCGGGGCGAGGACGCTGTCGGCGAGG contains:
- a CDS encoding TQXA domain-containing protein gives rise to the protein MAAASAASGLVAAGVLSGAGTAAAEETPQTEGGATATINGLKTYGEAVIHEGGGDQRVQAGLFEMSVDGGGALQTYSVDLRNPTQRDAPYEETSWSGTSLGVNKDAGKIHWILQNSYPQVNDLAALARRAGVGTLTEQDAAAGTQVAIWRYSDHVKVDAVDPQAEKLADYLQKSALGLGEPQASLTLDPPAVSGRPGGLLGPVTVHTNATGVAVSPPADAATSGVRITDKTGKAITSVNDGSRLYFHIPEAASNGTTQLTVQASTTVPVGRAFASDSRSQTQILAGSSESTVSATATAAWASRGAIPAVSARKNCAKSGVDIIAANKGNEPFTFELMGAEHTIPAGTTRTVTIPLQEDQAYDFTITGPHGFRHRFTGVLDCKTQGMLTTQTTRAHNEPSPATVGGTTAPGTDLAATGGAAITPLIAGVAIGFVVIGGAVLVVLRKREQPDS
- a CDS encoding single-stranded DNA-binding protein encodes the protein MNETIVCVVGNVATRPVYRESAAGSSARFRLAVTTRYWDREKSAWTDGHTNFFTVWANRQLAVNVAACVEIGQPLVVQGRLKVRTEGREGQQQWASADIDAVAIGHDLARGTAAFQRAAKPEQALTAARPEPNWETPQPVGAASDEAAQHAPEPAAVT
- a CDS encoding SpdD-like protein; the encoded protein is MFRPKIPTMPMPTGLTTPPAVIEPTAVTRHTETPPAATPTPAPSRPTVQLTPGTALALVGGGTAVVLVLGAVLVSLLLAVAITGASVAVCAVVLRSLLASDAKRR
- a CDS encoding AlpA family transcriptional regulator, which gives rise to MAAELPNRFLTPDDLVEMFELPSVETVYQWRRKHTGPRGFRVGRHLRFDPTDVRAWVDTQLGEAA
- the repSA gene encoding replication initiator protein RepSA; the encoded protein is MPDALLDPITLGDVLRVASASDYARWEDQIRRTGGCSDPIHLTGWILHKDKTTGETLHQYSTENEPGGRLRIACGNRRASRCPSCAWTYAGDTYHLIRAGLAGDDRRDVPTTVRDHPRVFATLTAPSFGPVHNRPDHGSCRCGTPHAPDAPELGTALDPDTYDYSGAVLFNNHAGQLWQRFTTRLRRELAARAGLPRRELAEHLRVSYGKVAEFQKRGALHFHAVVRLDGPEGPGTPPPAWATIDLLTDAVRAAAAHSYTSVSVPAAGDEPARTFRWGRQLDVRPVKAFGDGSDITEQAVASYVAKYATKAAENTGTLDRRIGELAELDRHQVPDHTRRLITACRDLDSLYPDRRLWAWAHMLGFRGHFSSKSRTYSITLGALRQERADYRAAQEASALGLDDREPDTVLVLADWQYAGHGHTPGEAALATTIARDLQTNRETARDAFADQLNAEREC
- a CDS encoding tyrosine-type recombinase/integrase, coding for MAGHVQDRWYRSEVGANGKPRRAKTERYGSGMRYRARYIGPDGTEKSKSFPDKQKRLAEKWLTNIEADMARGQYIDPQAARTTFREYTDRWLGSLTTDLTSRAAVEGRLRLHALPYLGTRPIGSFQPEHIRDWNRQLEDAVASAQYRRLIFDAVSSVLNAAVDDRLLASNPCRARSVKAPRPTPTRVHPWSAEQVFGVRAGLPERYMAMVDLGAGCGLRQGEIFGLAVDDIGDLGWLYVRQQVKKVRGTLVFAPPKRGKLRDVPLDPEVSAALREHMERFPPVEVTLPWLTPTGPKVKHRLVFTSGIGAAIWSQGFNDQSWKPALASAGIIPTPEKGQRYAAAREHGMHALRHFYASVLLDAGENIKALSLYLGHSDPGFTLRVYTHLMPSSETRTRKAISAMYQAAGHAHDGPETAQAA